DNA from Sorex araneus isolate mSorAra2 chromosome 6, mSorAra2.pri, whole genome shotgun sequence:
aattctatttcttaataatattactcattttgtatggacacagtaagagatacattaagcttatagggtggctctcctggggacatctcattgTAGACCTCAGACTAcactgctcaggccagattagtctttcctaaccctagcagggtcctaattgttgttactctttggatcatgacagaatttgtccgtgaccatgctcttaacttatagttaggtattatggcgctttggcctggcccattttgataccagggtagctcacagcttgccttgggtccatccagtccctcattgggaccctgtttttggggtgctaggaactaaggcttacgttgagaaaacagatgcccaggagtgaatattattcagagtcaattaattcccaagttacaaaagcatagcactgtcttcctatgtttatacaaaaatgacattactCTGAAGTTACTATGCAAAGaatataaggagaagagaaaaactattttacttacaaatataaatccagtgccctagaaagatctgaccttacaagtcaacagtGTCTGATTAAGGGATACaggtgattgaccggttggggaagcagagcacagaaaagagattaaagataaatacagaggaatgggagtgcctcaggagtaACACAATAAACACAATAGTTGTAACACAATAGGTGTAACACAAtagacctaagctccctgtggccagggagaaaggacataccaATATTAAagctaaaatgtttagaactatattccaataaacacagagaaatgggagtgtcCCAGGAGCgttgtgatgggtgtaaccaaATAAAACACAAGCTCCCTGCGTCCAGGGAggaaggataaaccaatgttatcctacacttctcactggtgtgagattcTATCTTGTCACtaagatttgcatttccctgatagtgGCAATGACACTTTTTCATGCCTACTAACCACCTGTCTCAActccggtcccacacacctgggttcctctgtcggtactttcatgcatgagacttgtctgaacatgtggagaggggttttgagcatggctgtggctaaggctccggaggtcttcggccgcaggagctctgcttggggccagggagggaagctggatcccaacccctccgaggggccctggggaagacagccaggtgcgcgggccagagactctccaagcctgctcagattgggactgggcctcttccgcccagattccccattttccagtagctaggcggtcacacccagggactgccccctgcgccctgtaatctcatcaacggccaacatccagagatttaaaagcaagctcccggaactgAGAGgctgcgacatcttatagcctacttctccctctgggagaaccagcaggctacgagagtttcctgcccacatgggagagccttgcaaactccctgtggcatattcatatgccaaaaccagtaacaatgctgaatctcattcccctgaccctgagagagcctccaatgcggcatcattgggaaggatgagtaaggagaggcttctaaaatctcaaggctaggacgaatggagacgttactgagaccgctcgagaaattcggcgatcaacgggatgatgatgatgatgatgatgatgatgatgatgatgatgatgatgatgatgacgactaaCCATCTGTATGTCCTCTTCTAAGAAGTATCAATCTtcactccccattttttttttgccttttttgttgttgttgtttttgttgctgaatatgttagtgctttatatatcctggtttttctgatttgttttttgggccagacCTCGTTGccctgagggcttactcctggctctgcactcaggattcactcctggcaggcttgaaggaccatatgggatgccagggattgaaactgggttgaccaagtgcaaggcaagcgctttgcctgctgtactatctctctaacccctcttTATATACCTTGGCTATTAGCTCTTAATTGGATAAATGGTTTTTTCTTGTTCTTAGTCACCACTGAAGACCACCTACCTTCTGTCCTCTGGTGATGATCTGAAAAGTGGTCTAGGGATTTGCCCCCAACTCCAGTCCACCCACTGCCTTGACTGTTTGCCTGGTTGTATAACTATTGCAGGTGAAGTCTGCAGCAATTAAAAAGTGAATGTTTCTTTCTGGAATCCTTGCTAGAACCCAATTTCTAATAATATTTGCTGTAAAGTttgagaagttttattttatgtaaatgtcACTGTTAATTTATGGTATTCCAGGTCTCTTAGACTGCTTGACAGAGAGCTTGTCCAAATCCCTTCAAAGGATGTCAATGGCTTTGGCATGAGCCTTTGGTGTGGATCTCTCTACTATCAGCACAAGTTTATGAAATTTGCTCTCAGAGAAATCTTGGACTTTTTTTTAGCCCAGTAGTTATTCATGATAAGAAGGTGGTTGTTTGGGGGTGATTATCAACAATAGGGTGGTGGAAGGGCAGTCACTGTTCATTTTGGCTAGCATGAACTTGATTGTGGTCATTTACttatccctctcctctctctgtcagtGTTTCAGGAGGAAGAAAGTCCATTTGTTTTTCTGCCAGTGCTTCAAGCTTCTTTGGAAGTGGAGGTGACAATAAGAAGGAGAAACTTTTCCTGGAGGATATAGCTAAGCTCATTCAAACCAGAGCTTGCCAAAGGGTGGTGGTCATGGCAGGGGCTGGTATCAGCACAGCAAGCGGCATTCCAGACTTCAGGTACCCTGAGTCCCCATGTCTCTAGCTCTCTGACCACCCTCTGATCTGAGGACTCAGAGcctcttatttctgttttgtagGTCTCCAGAGATTGGTCTTTACAGCAAGCTCCAGAAGTATGACATCCCATACCCCGAGGCCATTTTTGAACTCAGTTTCTTCTTTCACAATCCCAAGCCATTCTACACTTTGGCCAAGGAGCTATATCCTGGGAACTATAGGCCTAATGTTACTCACTACTTTCTCCGGCTGCTCCATGACAAGGGATTACTTCTGCGGCTGTACACACAGAACATCGATGGGCTTGAGAGAGGTGAGCTGCCTGTGTCCAGTGGGGAAGGCTTAGAGGTTTGCTGGGTGGTACTGAAGCCCAGTACTTGCACTCATCCTTTGTTTCCAGATAAACTGCCCTCATTGCATTTAAGGGTCACAGAGACCTCATTTTTTGAGCTGTTTTCCCAGAATATCTTTGAGACTGTAATTTTTGGATAGAATTAAGTTTGACATCTGATGTTTCTAGTTTCGCTGATCTAACATGAtgatgggttttgttttcttttgttttttggtttgttttttgagacTCTGGTTttccagacttactcctggctctgggctcagggttcattcttggcagggcttgggggaacatatgaagttctggggattgaaccccagtcagccatgtacaagacttactctctgtactatctgtactatagttctagctttttttttttccattatggttttcttttctccacccccccccctttttttctgtgGCATCACATTGTATGGTGCTTAAGAGCCAcatctgattctgtgcttaggaatcatgcCTAGTTGTGCTGGGTACTGAGGGTCttaatgtggtgctgggaatttgaaccaaATTTCTGGCCAGAGATActtgcaggcaagtgccttaacctttgtattatctctctgatgatAAGAGACCACAACAtggtctctttaaaaaaattattatggatTATATTTTAGCAcagaaaaataaagggaagaatATAATGAATCTTAAATCCTCTTCAACAGAAAGTCCCTGTTTCATCTTTCCCCTCCGCCCGTCCTCTCTTtaactcagggattattttggaaaaaagttCATCACAACATAAATTTAatcattaattaataaataatgctTGGATACATCTGTTGGTATCTCTTGAAGGCAGACTTTTAAAACATCATCATGGTATCTATCACACAAAGTAATTGCAAGTAATTCCATACTATTAGACTTCATGTGTGATGATTTATTGACAGTGTTTAATATGTTTAGAAATGGTGGCTACAAGCAGTGATTCTCAGATCACATTGACTCCTGGCTTAGAGAAGAAGCGTGTGCTTGAGTTTCTTTCTAGCATACAGGATGCTGACAAGTGCTGGCATGTTAACTTTCAGCAAGTTAGCGACCACTCAAGTAGGCTGCTGAGTAAAAAAAGCCAGAACAGCCTGTATCGATAGTACAGCACCTTAATATATATGCCttgcccatgttcaatccctggcatctcatatggtcttctatgccccacaaggagtgatacctgagcacagagttggcagtaagccctgagcacagccagatgtgaccccaaaacaagaaaacaactgGCTATAAGTTTCGGCATATGAAACTCAGAATGAAAACAAGGGTGGTGAAAACTCTTTTCAGTTGTGACTGGGTTGGTCCCCCACACTCCTACCCAAAAGTCTTTCAGGTGTTACATTAGGAACAGATCACTTTCATAATAAGTTAACATCTTTTATTCTCTTATTATCAGACATTTTACATTGTATCTGTTATtctgtctatttttttgaaatgtaTCTATACTATTTCCTCACTTTTGTTGGTGCCTGGAGAGTAGAAAATACTTTCCAAAGTTGTAAAtatagtttccttccttccttccttccttccttccttccttccttccttccttccttccttccttccttccttccttccttccttccttccttccttcttccttccttttttccttccttccttccttctttaattGGTCAGGCTTTAGTTGGTATGCTCCAGCACGAAGCCTTCCTCTCTGGGCTCATTTTGGTCAGTGAGACATCATCTGTGGGTGATGGAGGCAGGGATGTCAGGCTTCCTCTGGAGGCTGTGGCTCCTCCCAAAGGCAGTAAAGCCCAGAGGTTCTACTTGGGTGCTTGTGTGTCCACCTTGGGGATGGTAACACTTAGTTTTGGTTTACATTTCAGTGGCTGGCATCCCTGCCTCAAAGCTGGTTGAAGCTCATGGAACCTTTGCCACTGCCACCTGCACGGTCTGCCAAAGAAACTTCCCAGGGCAAGACTTTTGGGTGAGTCAGCATCCTCTCAGTTCTGTCTCTTCTGCATTTCACAGTGGGAGTGATCTGAAAAGGTGATGTTTTGTAAACATCAGGTTGGAAGGATAATAGAAGAGTAATAGTGTGaaaatggtttttctttttatttaaattggaaAAGTAAAATTGGAAAAGTACTTGTAACAAATAAGAGGCAGTGGGAAAAAAGGAATTACCCATCATTTACTTCCCATGGCCTCCTTTTGTAATGGTTTGCTGTCAGGCACCTATTACAGAGTTACTGTTGATTTTTCAATGACAGGACCATTAAGTTTAATATTTTACAACTTGCTCTGTTactaagcaaaaatatttttggagatCTTGTATTAATAAGTATAGctcttgggccagagagctatCTTAAATGGGTTTGAGTGCAGGCTTTCCATGTGGGGgagtctgggtttgatttcctggcagtgctgatctggggtatctcctgagcactgccagatgtgtacCAAACAGAATAAAAACTTTCTGTATTCTTTTAGTAGGTATAGAGTATTACATTTATTCTTTTGTGGCATAGTTTttgatatttgtaatttttacaaCTAAAAATTACATAGCAGTTTCCCCCTATGTTTTTCTATACATATTTCTGTAGTttgaataagtttttaaaaaatactttttgttttgttttggagccacatccagtgatacttggggctactcctggttctgcttgtGTGTGGGGCCAGGGGGGTATTccaagtggtgctgagggaccatctggtgctgggaagtAAACGTAGGCcctcacatgtaaagcatgtagtCAACCTGTTGAGgtagctctctggccctagtttGTATTTCTTAAAATGGGATAGAATCTTAAAGATGAAATTGTGActtatagggcatttgcctggcacaagtCTGCCAGAGATCAGACTTAGGTCAGacttgtgccaggcaaatgccctatccacctatctctctagccccttgcaAGACATTTTTATCACTCTAAAAATATGGTATATGGTGGACCAGTCAATTCTattccttcctgcccctcctaTCCCAGTTCATGGCAGCTACCAATCTGCTTTCTGACTTTTCCAGATATTTTATGTAAGTAAACTTTTAGAATATGTAAACTTTATTGTCTGGCTTCAcaggtgccaaggatagaacccaggatgGTTGTTTGCAGAGAAAGTGCATTAtctgttgtactacctctctgaaaCCATCAGCGTCTGGCTTCTTAATGTAGTTAATGTATTTATGGATTATCAATGATATGTCTTGTCaatatttccttctattttatagttaaaaaataagtgttcaggggctggagcaatagcacagcgggtagggcgtttgccttgcatgcggctgacccgggttcgattcccagcatcccatatggtcccctgagcactgccaggggtgattcctgagtgcaaagccaggagtaacccctgtgcatcgtcaggtgtgacccccccaaaaaatcagtgTTCATTGTATGGATGCATTAAAGATTGAattattattcctttttattactgaaaaaaaatgctACTGGGAGGAGGGGGTCATTTATATGGCAGCTTTTCAGGCAGTTGAGTAAGAGTTTGTGAGGGTCTGGGCTAACCAGTGGAGAGAGATGACTTAAAAGAAGCCTAGGAGGTAGGCTTAATGATGCTGCAGGAATTAAGGATGAGATAGGGCGAGGGGAAGAGGAAAAACTTGGAGCTCAGAAAAGAAGTATAGGAAGGAAATTTaagtttctgtgtttgttttgggctgcactaggctgtgctcagggcttactctgggctctgcacttaaggatcacaaaatcactcttggtgggattgggggaccttttgtggtgctggggatcatattgGGTCACAACCTGTAAGAcaggtaccctacccactatactttctGTTCAAACCACACAGGAAGTTTAAGTTTCACATTTCTCACAGAAGCTAGATACAGATAAAATCTTATCTTTGTTTTTGGACAGCCAaactcattggtgctcagggttattcctggctctgtgctcaagagtgatccctggtactgcactgGAAGCCATATGTAGtactcattatcatcatcatcatcatcatcccattgatcgttgaatttcttgagcggtctcagtaacgtctccattcgtccaagccctgagattttagaagcctctgtctactcgtccttccaatgatgccatacaggaggctctatcagggtcaggggaatgagacccagcttgttactggttttggcatattaatacaccacggggaccttTCGAGgttcccccatgtgggcaggaaactcccagtagtttgccaggttctcccagagggagaagtaggctataagtttccttcatgcgtgaggcttgtctgaacgcttaaaagcaagctcccagaagagagagacgcagagagtctcttgcccgtgcgcctggctgtcttccccagggcctcctcggaggggatgagctccagcttccctcctcgccccaagcagagctcccggcggccgaagacctccggagcctagccatagccatatGTAGTACTAGGGATTGGAAACAtgatcagccacctgcaaggcagacatctttcctcttgtgctatttctccatcctaaaaagatgaaattgtttttaattggggtgggggagggttggctaacacctggttgtgctcagtgattgttcctagctctgtgtttaggagtgagccctggtgatgctcatgggactatatgaggtgccagggttggcaaaaacagctacatgcaaggcaagtgccttatttcctATATAGTCTTTGCTcctgtttttacttaaaaaatttccaaaaaatTGGTAGAGGGGCTGAAAGGATAGTATAGCAtataaggcactttctttgtacATAGCtgtcctggttcaattcctggcaccccatatggtcctctgagccccgccccaC
Protein-coding regions in this window:
- the SIRT3 gene encoding NAD-dependent protein deacetylase sirtuin-3, mitochondrial isoform X3, which encodes MTPVVISVSGGRKSICFSASASSFFGSGGDNKKEKLFLEDIAKLIQTRACQRVVVMAGAGISTASGIPDFRSPEIGLYSKLQKYDIPYPEAIFELSFFFHNPKPFYTLAKELYPGNYRPNVTHYFLRLLHDKGLLLRLYTQNIDGLERVAGIPASKLVEAHGTFATATCTVCQRNFPGQDFWADVLQDRIAHCPICTGVIKPDIVFFGEQLPQRFFLHVTDFPMADLLIILGTSLEVEPFASLSEAVWRSVPRLLINKDVVGSFAWGPRSKDVIQLGDLVQSVEKLVELLGWTEELRNLIQQETGKLNGQNR
- the SIRT3 gene encoding NAD-dependent protein deacetylase sirtuin-3, mitochondrial isoform X2, coding for MALWARPLVPVLRLWGLGSERAWARVPRVSGGRKSICFSASASSFFGSGGDNKKEKLFLEDIAKLIQTRACQRVVVMAGAGISTASGIPDFRSPEIGLYSKLQKYDIPYPEAIFELSFFFHNPKPFYTLAKELYPGNYRPNVTHYFLRLLHDKGLLLRLYTQNIDGLERVAGIPASKLVEAHGTFATATCTVCQRNFPGQDFWVEPFASLSEAVWRSVPRLLINKDVVGSFAWGPRSKDVIQLGDLVQSVEKLVELLGWTEELRNLIQQETGKLNGQNR
- the SIRT3 gene encoding NAD-dependent protein deacetylase sirtuin-3, mitochondrial isoform X1, translating into MALWARPLVPVLRLWGLGSERAWARVPRVSGGRKSICFSASASSFFGSGGDNKKEKLFLEDIAKLIQTRACQRVVVMAGAGISTASGIPDFRSPEIGLYSKLQKYDIPYPEAIFELSFFFHNPKPFYTLAKELYPGNYRPNVTHYFLRLLHDKGLLLRLYTQNIDGLERVAGIPASKLVEAHGTFATATCTVCQRNFPGQDFWADVLQDRIAHCPICTGVIKPDIVFFGEQLPQRFFLHVTDFPMADLLIILGTSLEVEPFASLSEAVWRSVPRLLINKDVVGSFAWGPRSKDVIQLGDLVQSVEKLVELLGWTEELRNLIQQETGKLNGQNR